One segment of Meriones unguiculatus strain TT.TT164.6M chromosome 3, Bangor_MerUng_6.1, whole genome shotgun sequence DNA contains the following:
- the Slc26a1 gene encoding sulfate anion transporter 1: MDTSPEPQQKGGTLVLVRRQPPVSQGLLETLKARLKRSCTCSLPCAQALVQDLFPALRWLRQYRPKEYLAGDVMSGLVIGIILVPQAIAYSLLAGLQPIYSLYTSFFANLIYFLMGTSRHVNVGIFSLLCLMVGQVVDRELQLAGFDPSQDSQGPRNNGSTLNNSATLMLGLQDCGRDCYAIRIATALTLMAGLYQVLMGVLRLGFVSTYLSQPLLDGFAMGASVTILTSQAKHLLGVRIPRHQGPGLVVHTWLSLLQSVGQANVCDVITSAVCLGVLLAAKELSDRYRHYLKVPVPTELFVIVVATTVSHFGQLHTRFSSSVAGNIPTGFVAPQVPDPKIMWRVALDAMSLALVGSAFSISLAEMFARSHGYTVRANQELLAVGCCNVLPAFFHCFATSAALSKTLVKITTGCQTQLSSVVSAAVVLLVLLVLAPLFHDLQRCVLACIIVVSLRGALRKVKDLPQLWRLSPADALVWVATAVTCVLVSTEAGLLAGVFFSLLSLAGRTQRPRAALLARIGDSAFYEDAAEFEGLLPPPEVRVFRFTGPLYYANKDFFLRSLYRLTGLEAGHSATRKDQGPEMGVGNLADGKDPGSVSSGAGLVLPLAFGFHTVVIDCAPLLFLDVAGMGTLKDLRRDCRALDITLLLACCSPSVRDTLRKGGFLGEDQGAEEELLFPSVHSAVEAARARREELLAVDSAL, translated from the exons ATGGACACTTCTCCTGAGCCCCAACAGAAGGGTGGGACACTGGTGCTAGTGCGACGGCAGCCCCCTGTGTCCCAGGGCCTGCTGGAAACGCTGAAGGCCAGACTGAAGCGGAGCTGCACCTGCAGCTTGCCGTGTGCTCAGGCTCTGGTGCAGGATCTGTTTCCCGCCTTACGCTGGCTGCGCCAGTACCGCCCTAAGGAGTACCTGGCAGGTGATGTGATGTCTGGATTAGTCATTGGCATTATCCTGGTGCCGCAGGCCATAGCCTACTCACTGCTGGCTGGGCTGCAGCCCATCTACAGTCTCTATACTTCCTTCTTTGCCAACCTTATCTACTTTCTCATGGGCACCTCACGCCACGTTAATGTGGGCATCTTCAGCCTGCTGTGTCTCATGGTGGGTCAGGTAGTGGACCGGGAACTCCAATTGGCTGGCTTTGACCCCTCCCAGGATTCTCAGGGGCCCAGGAACAATGGTAGCACCCTCAACAACTCCGCTACACTGATGCTTGGGCTACAGGATTGTGGACGGGACTGCTATGCCATTCGAATTGCCACGGCACTCACTCTGATGGCCGGGCTTTATCAG GTCCTCATGGGTGTCCTCCGGTTGGGCTTCGTGTCTACCTACCTCTCACAGCCACTGCTCGACGGCTTTGCTATGGGAGCCTCCGTGACCATCTTGACATCTCAGGCCAAACACCTGCTGGGCGTGCGGATCCCTCGGCACCAGGGCCCAGGCTTGGTGGTCCACACGTGGCTGAGCCTGCTGCAGAGTGTGGGACAGGCCAACGTGTGTGACGTCATCACCAGTGCTGTGTGCCTAGGAGTTCTGCTGGCAGCTAAGGAGCTCTCAGACCGCTACCGGCACTACCTGAAGGTGCCAGTCCCCACAGAGCTCTTCGTCATTGTGGTGGCCACAACTGTGTCCCACTTTGGACAGCTCCACACACGGTTCAGCTCAAGTGTGGCTGGCAACATTCCCACTGGTTTTGTGGCCCCACAGGTACCGGACCCTAAGATAATGTGGCGTGTGGCCCTGGATGCCATGTCCCTGGCCCTTGTGGGCTCAGCCTTCTCTATTTCCTTGGCAGAAATGTTTGCCCGTAGCCATGGCTACACTGTCCGAGCCAACCAAGAGTTGCTGGCTGTGGGCTGCTGCAATGTGCTGCCCGCTTTCTTCCACTGTTTTGCTACCAGTGCTGCTCTGTCTAAAACCCTGGTGAAGATAACCACTGGCTGCCAGACCCAGCTGTCCAGTGTGGTCAGTGCTGCTGTGGTGTTGCTGGTGCTGCTGGTGCTGGCTCCGCTGTTTCACGATCTGCAGCGATGTGTGCTAGCCTGTATCATTGTTGTCAGCCTGCGGGGGGCGCTGCGCAAGGTGAAGGACCTCCCGCAGCTCTGGCGGCTGAGCCCTGCTGACGCACTGGTCTGGGTGGCGACCGCGGTCACCTGCGTGCTGGTCAGCACCGAGGCTGGACTGTTAGCCGGAGTGTTCTTCTCCCTGCTCAGCCTGGCGGGCCGCACGCAGCGGCCCCGGGCTGCCCTTCTTGCTCGCATTGGAGACTCGGCCTTCTACGAGGATGCGGCTGAGTTTGAGGGCCTCCTGCCCCCGCCCGAGGTGCGAGTGTTCCGTTTCACGGGTCCACTCTACTATGCCAACAAGGACTTCTTCCTGCGGTCGCTCTACCGCCTAACAGGGCTGGAGGCAGGGCACTCGGCCACCAGAAAGGACCAGGGACCGGAGATGGGTGTCGGCAATCTTGCCGACGGCAAGGATCCGGGCTCAGTGAGCAGCGGGGCTGGGCTGGTGCTACCCCTGGCATTCGGTTTCCACACAGTGGTCATTGACTGTGCGCCACTGCTGTTCCTGGACGTGGCCGGCATGGGCACCCTGAAGGACCTGCGCAGAGACTGCAGGGCTCTGGATATCACCCTGCTGCTTGCTTGCTGCAGTCCCTCAGTGAGGGACACGCTGAGGAAGGGGGGCTTCCTTGGAGAAGACCAGGGCGCTGAAGAGGAACTACTGTTCCCCAGCGTGCACAGTGCTGTGGAGGCCGCGCGAGCGCGCCGTGAGGAGCTGCTGGCTGTGGATTCTGCCCTTTAG
- the Dgkq gene encoding diacylglycerol kinase theta, with translation MAAAAEPGARTWPGSGSPRLGSPAGSPVLGISGRARPGSGPERTGRAIGPAAPGHSFRKVTLTKPTFCHLCSDFIWGLAGFLCDVCNFMSHEKCLKQVKTPCTSIAPSLVRVPVAHCFGSLGLYKRKFCVVCRKSLEVPALRCEVCELHVHPDCVPFACSDCRQCHQDGQQDYDTYHHHWREGNLPSGARCEVCRKTCGSSDVLAGVRCEWCGVQAHSVCSTTLTPECTFGRLRSMVLPPSCVRLLSRNFNKMHCFRIPETMAQELGDGDDGLDGSAATGTGREVLTATESTKQTLKIFDGNDSVRKNQFRLVTVSRLAQNEEVMEAALRAYYINEDPQDFQLQALPLTSLSGNTQALGKAGTTEEEAGKGSGPRDFASEAWVIRSLPRAEEILKIYPGWLKVGVAYVSIRVNSQSTAQSVVQEVLPLFGRQVEDQERFQLIEVLMSSRQVQRTVLVDEELLLDRLWDIRQTSVRQVSQTRFYVTESRATVPHVSMFVGGLPPGLSPQDYSNLLHEAMATKAAVVSVSHIYSLQGAVILDVTCFAEAERLYMLARDTTVHGRPLTALVLPDVLHTKLPPDCCPLLVFVNPKSGGLKGRELLCSFRKLLNPHQVFELTNGGPLPGFHLFSQVPCFRVLVCGGDGTVGWVLAALEETRRHLACPEPPVAILPLGTGNDLGRVLRWGAGYSGEDPFSVLVSVDEADAVLMDRWTILLDAHETDNAENSVADTEPPKIVQMSNYCGIGIDAELSLDFHQAREEEPGKFTSRFHNKGVYVRVGLQKISHSRSLHKEIRLQVEQQEVELPSIEGLIFINIPSWGSGADLWGSDNDSRFEKPRIDDGLLEVVGVTGVVHMGQVQGGLRSGIRIAQGSYFRVTLLKATPVQVDGEPWVQAPGHMIISATAPKVHMLRKAKQKPRKAGAIRDTKGDTLPASEGNP, from the exons ATGGCGGCGGCAGCCGAGCCCGGGGCCCGGACCTGGCCGGGCAGTGGTTCTCCACGTCTCGGAAGCCCGGCCGGCAGCCCTGTGCTGGGCATCTCGGGCCGCGCACGCCCCGGGTCAGGGCCGGAGCGGACCGGGAGAGCTATTGGCCCCGCAGCTCCTGGTCACAGCTTTCGCAAGGTGACACTCACCAAGCCTACCTTCTGCCATCTCTGCTCGGACTTCATCTGGGGGCTGGCTGGCTTCCTGTGCGATG TCTGCAACTTCATGTCCCATGAGAAGTGCCTGAAGCAGGTGAAGACGCCGTGCACAAGCATTGCACCAAGCCTAGTACGG GTCCCTGTGGCTCACTGTTTTGGCTCCCTTGGGCTCTACAAGCGCAAGTTCTGTGTGGTCTGTCGCAAGAGCCTGGAGGTCCCTGCGCTCCGCTGTGAAG TGTGTGAGCTGCACGTTCACCCCGACTGTGTGCCCTTCGCCTGCAGCGACTGCCGTCAGTGCCACCAGGACGGACAGCAGGATTAT GACACGTACCACCACCACTGGCGGGAGGGGAATCTGCCTTCTGGTGCACGCTGTGAGGTCTGTAGGAAGACTTGCGGTTCCTCGGATGTGCTGGCTGGCGTACGCTGCGAGTGGTGTGGTGTGCAG GCCCACTCAGTGTGCTCCACAACACTCACACCTGAGTGTACGTTTGGGCGTCTGCGGTCCATGGTACTGCCTCCTTCATGTGTGCGCCTGTTGTCCCGAAACTTCAACAAGATGCACTGCTTCCGCATCCCTGAGACCATGGCCCAGGAGCTCG GCGATGGGGATGACGGCCTAGATGGAAGTGCTGCCACAGGCACAGGCCGAGAGGTGCTGACAGCTACAGAATCCA CCAAACAGACCCTGAAGATCTTCGATGGCAATGACTCTGTGAGGAAAAATCAGTTTCGTCTGGTTACAGTTTCCCGCCTGGCTCAGAATGAGGAGGTGATG GAGGCAGCACTTCGGGCCTACTACATCAATGAGGACCCTCAGGACTTCCAGCTGCAGGCACTACCCCTAACCTCACTGTCTGGTAATACCCAGGCCCTGGGGAAGGCTGGGACCACTGAGGAGGAGGCTGGCAAAGGCTCTGGGCCCCGGGATTTCGCGTCTGAGGCCTGGGTCATCAGGTCTCTGCCTCGTGCCGAGGAGATCCTGAAGATCTACCCTGGCTGGCTCAA GGTGGGTGTGGCCTACGTGTCCATCCGTGTGAACTCCCAGAGTACCGCCCAGTCTGTGGTTCAAGAGGTTCTTCCACTGTTTGGACGACAG GTTGAGGATCAGGAGAGATTCCAACTGATTGAGGTGCTCATGAGCAGCAGACAAG TCCAACGGACAGTGCTGGTGGATGAGGAACTTCTGCTAGACCGACTTTGGGACATCCGACAG ACATCTGTGCGTCAGGTGAGCCAGACGCGGTTCTACGTGACCGAGAGCAGGGCCACGGTCCCACACGTCTCCATGTTCGTGGGTGGCCTGCCACCTGGCCTGTCCCCCCAGGATTACAGCAACCTGCTGCATGAGGCCATGGCCACCAAAG CTGCTGTGGTGTCTGTGAGTCACATCTACTCCTTGCAAG GTGCAGTAATTCTGGATGTCACCTGCTTCGCGGAAGCTGAGCGGTTATACATGCTGGCCAGGGACACAACAGTGCATGGCCGGCCACTGACTGCACTCGTGCTTCCAGATGTGCTG CACACGAagctgcctcctgactgctgccCTCTCCTCGTGTTTGTGAACCCCAAGAGTGGGGGCCTCAAGGGACGAGAACTGCTCTGCAGTTTCCGGAAGCTGCTAAATCCACACCAGGTCTTTGAGCTGACCAACGGGGGCCCTCTTCCTGG GTTCCACCTTTTCTCCCAGGTGCCCTGTTTTCGGGTACTGGTGTGTGGTGGAGATGGCACCGTGGGCTGGGTGCTCGCTGCCCTGGAGGAGACAAGGCGCCATCTGGCCTGCCCAGAGCCACCTGTGGCCATCCTGCCCCTGGGTACAG GGAATGACCTTGGCCGGGTCCTCCGCTGGGGGGCAGGCTATAGTGGTGAGGACCCATTTTCTGTGCTGGTGTCTGTGGATGAGGCTGATGCTGTGCTCATGGATCGCTGGACAATCCTGCTAGATGCTCATGAGACTGACAATGCAGAGAACAGTGTGGCAGACACGGAGCCCCCCAAG ATTGTTCAGATGAGTAACTACTGTGGCATTGGTATCGATGCGGAACTCAGCCTAGACTTCCACCAGGCACGTGAAGAGGAGCCTGGCAAATTCACAAGCAG GTTCCACAACAAGGGCGTGTATGTGCGGGTCGGGCTGCAGAAGATCAGCCACTCTAGAAGCCTGCACAAGGAGATCCGGTTACAGGTGGAGCAGCAGGAAGTGGAGCTTCCCAGCATTGAGGGCCTCATCTTCATCAACATCCCCAG CTGGGGGTCAGGGGCTGACCTGTGGGGCTCTGACAACGACTCAAGGTTTGAGAAGCCACGTATAGACGACGGGCTGTTGGAGGTGGTGGGTGTGACAGGTGTCGTGCACATG GGCCAGGTACAAGGTGGGCTGCGCTCTGGAATCCGAATTGCTCAGGGCTCCTATTTCCGAGTCACACTCCTCAAGGCTACTCCAGTGCAGGTGGATGGTGAACCCTGGGTTCAGGCCCCAGGGCACATGATCATCTCTGCTACTGCCCCTAAA GTTCACATGCTGAGGAAGGCCAAGCAGAAGCCCAGGAAGGCTGGCGCCATCAGGGATACCAAAGGGGACACTCTGCCTGCTTCTGAGGGCAATCCTTAA